The Candidatus Thorarchaeota archaeon genomic interval TTTTGAAACCTGCTTGATTTACATGAGTTTCCTCCAAACAAACTTGGAGGATCGCATATCCTCCCTTCCTGTTTACGTACTCTTCAACAATCTCAGGATATCGGCTCATCATACACGACCCAACCAAGAGAAGCCTGCCCTTTTCGCGTAGCCTTTGATCCCCTACATTTATTCGCATCAGATGTAGGATGTCCGTGCCATTAAAAGCCACAGCTACCATTTCCTTCTGTACTTCGAGGATTGGTTGCTCTTTTCTGTTTCGGATTGGCTTACAAGCGGCAAGGCCACACGAGCGACGATATCTCCTTCAAAGACGTAGTTCATTCTACTAAGGGAAACAACCTGACCTTCATAGCGGGTTGTTACTTCGTCTTTATCTTCAACTTTTCCGATGATATCACCAGGTCGTACTGAGTCACCTAGGCTACAATTAGGTACGAAGAACCCCTCATCTTCAACATTCACATGTTGTAATCTACCCGTCAGCGTGTTCGATACTTCCATCGAATCTCCTGGAATCATATCCTTGATCCGAAGGAAGTTCAGAATCGCCTCACGCACCTCAACAGCAGCCTGTGGCTCGATTTCTTGTGCATTTCCTCTCATCTCTATGGTTGCTACAGGAACACCATCATGTGCTGCTTCTGTGGTTAGAGATCCCCGCTTACCGTCACTCTGAACAACAATGGGCAAAGAAATCTGCGAAATAAGGTTCCTTACATGAATATACTCTCGGTGCATTGCCTTCACGTAACTCAAGCAGTGCTGGGTTCCTGTCTGCACGTTCAGCACGTATTCTGCTTTGGAAGCTCTTCTCCATATTTCCCAAGCGATTCTTTGTGTTATTGTGCCATATTCGTCTCCTGGAAACACAGAATTCAAGTTCTTCGAATCCAAAGGTGATACCATAGTACCTAATCGGAATGCAAGAGGATTTGCCACCGGTAGGATAGTCACAGAACCATCTACTCGCTTCAGGCTTTCAAGATGCTTCAATACAAGGTAGGTGGCATAGACACAGCTTGCAGACGATCCATCCATACCTGACAAAAGTAACACATTGGGTCTATCATCACCAAAAGTATAGAAACCAATAGTGGAACCCGTTTTTGGATCTATGTCAATAGCCTGAACCTTCGCTTCAACCATTGGCAGACCTCCCTCTGATTGCCATTGTAAGAAATGAATATGTCAATATGAAATAATGTAACACATGAAGCTCCGAACTACTCCTTCATGCAGTTGAAAATGTAGATGTCCGTCCTGAAATTCTCCTCTAGGAAGCTGTCATGACGCCCCAAGGCATATTCACAATTGGATTTGACATGGGGCTCCTCCAGGATGCCTGAATGGACTGCACAACTATTAGGGTCACCTATCCAAATCAGAGGATATCCTTTTTCCGCAATCCTTGCGCCGATATCTGAGTAGAATGGCTCCCATGAAACCAGAATAAGCGCAGGTTCATATTTCTCAGCAGCTTCCAACGCATCCAGTTTCTCTATCCATTTGGGATGTGCAATATCACTCCGTCTTGTCTTCGCGTCGGTTGCTATGACTCTTCTCTCAACAAAAGGTTGCAGGAATTGTGTTAGTTTGCCATTACCAGCCATTATCTCCAGAATTGGATTCTTGTTTTCTACTCTCTCAAGACAGTCCACTATTCTACTGGCAAGTGTCTTGATGAATTCCTTTGAATAGAACTGGAAGAACCATCTGCCGTTCCGATTGGATCCATTGCAGTACTCATTGATATCTGATTTTTGTTCTATCTCCTGTAGAAACGAGAGGACCTGATCATATGGGATTAGCTCATCATGAAGATCGATTTCGAGGTCGACATGCTTTGGTTCTTCTGAAATCTGAGAATCCATATTCCCGCACCTCTGATGATACTATCACTAAGTGTACAAATGACACTATCTTCCAGAGCATTGGTCAACCGTCTTTGACCACAGCTCTAATAAGCAACTAGTTATCCACTCAATCAGTGAGCCATAATGAGGTATTGCGTTCTCAGTTGGTAGATTGAGCTCTTTTTACGAGAATTTTATAGACCATACCTTCTCTGGCTCCTCGCACAAACCAATGCGAGTCGGTGGTGTCTTTATTGAGTGATTACACTAAGATTGAGACAAAATGGCAACAACGTTGGGAAGATGATGGTATCTTTGAGGTCGACCCCGACCCGTCGAAGCCGAAGTTCTTCATGACCGTGCCGTATCCATATACAAATGGAGCACTGCATATCGGGCACGGTCGAACATATACCGTGGGAGATCTTATCGCTCGTTACAAGCGGATGAAGGGCTACAACGTTCTGTTTCCCATGGCGTCTCACATGACTGGCACCCCGATTCTAGGGATGTGTGAGCGAATCAAAGAAGGCGATTCAGATGCTATAGAACAATACAAGCGAGACTTGCGGCTCTATCTGGACTCGGAAGAAGAGGTAGAAGAACAGATTCAGGAATTCACAGATCCGTGGACTACCGCGAAATTCTTCGCTGATGTTATACACAAGGACTTCAAACGGCTTGGATACGGAATTGACTGGCGACGAAAGTTCACCACTGGTGATGATATCTACAACAAGTTCGTCACTTGGCAGTACCACAAGCTGATGGACGAAGGATACATCCGCAAGGGCTCCCATCCCCTCCTTTATTGCCCAAATTGTGGTAATCCTGTAGGCGAGGATGACCTACTGGAAGGGGAAACTGCCAAGATTAAGGAATTTACGGCTATCAAATTCGGTTTCGAGGATGGTTATCTGGTACCTGCCACGCTGCGGCCAGAGACTGTATTTGGTGTCACAAACATGTGGATTAATCCAAATGCCACCTATGTCTGGGCGAAAGTTGATGGTGAGAAATGGGTTGTGTCCAAAGCTGCCGCTGAGAAGATGAAACTGCAAGACAAGGAAATTGAGATAATCGAGACTTTCCCTGGTTCAGAAATCGTTGGCAAGGATGCAAAAGCGGTTCATGACGAGCATGATATTCCAATTCTTCCTGCTGATTTTGTTGATCCAACTAACGCAACAGGAGTTGTTTATTCTGTTCCAGGTCACGCTCCTTTTGACTATGTTGCGCTGAAAGATTTGTGGGAGAACCCATCCAGTCTAGAAGAATATGGAATCAGTGCTGAAGATATTCGCGCTGTTGAACCTATCAGCATGATTGAGATAGAGGGATATGGTGAATTACCCGCAAAGGACGCTGTTGAGAAACATGGTATCGAATCTCAGAAGGAGGCAGAGCATCTAGAGGAGGTTACACAGGAGGTCTACAAGGCCGAGTTCTATGATGGTATCATGAAAGACAACTGCGCACAGTTTTCAGGCCGCCCTATCAAGGAAGTAAAAGAAGATGTCATCGAGTGGATGAAGTCCAACAACAGAGCTGATGTATTCTACGAACCAGATCAACGTCCTGTTGTTTGCAAATGCGGTACAGACGTTCAAGTGGCTGTCTTGGCTGGTCAGTGGTTCTTGGATTATGAGAGCCCCGGCTGGAAGAAGCAAGCCCGGAAAGCACTGAACGAGATGTGTATTCTCCCTGAAACCTTCAGGAATCTGTTTGAAGCTACCTTTGACTGGCTTGCTCAGCGTCCATGTGCTAGAAAGCGGGGTATAGGCACCGAGCTGCCCTTCGATGATGAGTGGATAATCGAAGCACTGTCTGATTCTACCATCTACATGGCATTCTATACCATTGTCAACATTATCAAAGAGGAAGAGCTGGACGCAGAGCAATTGACAGTGGCTTTCTTTGACTACGTCTATCTTGGTGAAGGCGATAAGGAAGAAGTGTCCGAAGAAACAGGTGTGCCCGTTGAGCTTCTGGATTCCATGCGTGAGGAGTTCCTCTACTGGTATCCCAATGATCAGCGACACACAGCACCCTCTCATATTTCAAACCACCTGAGTTTCGCCATATTCCATCATGTGGCTGTATTTCCTGAGAAACATTGGCTGCAATGTATCAGCTTGAACGAGCATGTCATTATGGAAGGGGCCAGGATGTCCAAAAGCAAGGGCAATGTCATACCATTGGTCGAGATTCCAAAGAAATATGGTGCAGATGTATTTCGTATCTATGCTATCTCTGCAGCAGAACCAGGTAGCCTGATGGACTGGCGCGAAGGCGATGTTCCTGCTGTCAAGAATCGACTGCGGCAGTTCATGACTATCATAGAACGCTTCGGTGGTGCAGAACCCGTCGAGTTTGAGAATACAGAAGCCTTGACCACACCAACACGATGGTTGCTTTCCAAGGTCAATTCTGCGGCCGCGAATTGCGGCGAGTTCATTGACAATCTCAAACTGAGAGACTATGCTATCCGTGTGACCTCTGATATGATTCGGACCGTCAATGAGTACTTGAATCGGTCAGAGGTACCATCCGAAGAACGTGATGACGTGATGGCGTATGTAGCTGATATCTGGGTCCGATTGATTGCACCTCTTGCTCCGCATGCGGCTGAAGAAATATGGGAGAAAATGGGGCACGATGATTACATATCACTTGCTTCTTGGCCAGAAGCTGATGCCAATCTCATTGACCCGGGAGCTGAGCAGGCTCACGAAATTGTGCAACGAGCCATTGATGATGTAGAGGAAATCATGAAACTGCTCAAGGACGAAACTCCTGAGCGGGTCCATGTATATGTGTCCCCTAAGTGGAAATTTGATGCGCTTGATAGCGTTGAGAAAGCAGACTTGCCGATTGTAACCGGCAAGATTATGGGCCACTTGATGTCACAGGAGCAATTCCGAGAACACGGTAGCGATGTCAAAAACCTTGTCGACAGAATCCTGAAAGAAAACGGTGTTTGGGACTACTCAGACGATGCCGAACAGGAGCTGGCTGTATTCAACGATGCTGAAGATTACATGAGTGCCGCCTTGGACCTAGAAGTCCATGTTCATGATGCAGCAGACCCTGGATACGATCCAAAAAACAAAGCGAAATTTGCCTTGCCAGGACGACCCTCCCTCTACTTGGAATAAAATGATGTAGTGCTTGGTGCAGGGAAAACCCACCCTGCACTCGGTCTACATAGGCCCTTTTTTCAACAAACCGCATATCATTCCTGTATTTCGCATATCCGTATGGCTACAACCCCGAATCTTCTATTGACCATTCCAACTCTCTTTGCACCTCTAATTACTACCCAACGATTTTTATAGTGGTATTAACTATAGTAAATTGAGGTTAATGTATTGGTTCAACCTATTGGTCCGTTGATGGTAGAGCATAGATTAATCGAGCGGATGATTTCTGCAATGAGAAAAGAAACAACACGGATTGCAGAGGGTGGTAAACCGGATCCATCTTTCATTGAAACTTCAGTGGACTTCATTCGCACGTATGCAGATGCGTGCCATCATGGAAAAGAAGAAGATATTCTGTTCAGAGACT includes:
- a CDS encoding succinylglutamate desuccinylase/aspartoacylase family protein; the encoded protein is MVEAKVQAIDIDPKTGSTIGFYTFGDDRPNVLLLSGMDGSSASCVYATYLVLKHLESLKRVDGSVTILPVANPLAFRLGTMVSPLDSKNLNSVFPGDEYGTITQRIAWEIWRRASKAEYVLNVQTGTQHCLSYVKAMHREYIHVRNLISQISLPIVVQSDGKRGSLTTEAAHDGVPVATIEMRGNAQEIEPQAAVEVREAILNFLRIKDMIPGDSMEVSNTLTGRLQHVNVEDEGFFVPNCSLGDSVRPGDIIGKVEDKDEVTTRYEGQVVSLSRMNYVFEGDIVARVALPLVSQSETEKSNQSSKYRRKW
- the leuS gene encoding leucine--tRNA ligase; this translates as MSDYTKIETKWQQRWEDDGIFEVDPDPSKPKFFMTVPYPYTNGALHIGHGRTYTVGDLIARYKRMKGYNVLFPMASHMTGTPILGMCERIKEGDSDAIEQYKRDLRLYLDSEEEVEEQIQEFTDPWTTAKFFADVIHKDFKRLGYGIDWRRKFTTGDDIYNKFVTWQYHKLMDEGYIRKGSHPLLYCPNCGNPVGEDDLLEGETAKIKEFTAIKFGFEDGYLVPATLRPETVFGVTNMWINPNATYVWAKVDGEKWVVSKAAAEKMKLQDKEIEIIETFPGSEIVGKDAKAVHDEHDIPILPADFVDPTNATGVVYSVPGHAPFDYVALKDLWENPSSLEEYGISAEDIRAVEPISMIEIEGYGELPAKDAVEKHGIESQKEAEHLEEVTQEVYKAEFYDGIMKDNCAQFSGRPIKEVKEDVIEWMKSNNRADVFYEPDQRPVVCKCGTDVQVAVLAGQWFLDYESPGWKKQARKALNEMCILPETFRNLFEATFDWLAQRPCARKRGIGTELPFDDEWIIEALSDSTIYMAFYTIVNIIKEEELDAEQLTVAFFDYVYLGEGDKEEVSEETGVPVELLDSMREEFLYWYPNDQRHTAPSHISNHLSFAIFHHVAVFPEKHWLQCISLNEHVIMEGARMSKSKGNVIPLVEIPKKYGADVFRIYAISAAEPGSLMDWREGDVPAVKNRLRQFMTIIERFGGAEPVEFENTEALTTPTRWLLSKVNSAAANCGEFIDNLKLRDYAIRVTSDMIRTVNEYLNRSEVPSEERDDVMAYVADIWVRLIAPLAPHAAEEIWEKMGHDDYISLASWPEADANLIDPGAEQAHEIVQRAIDDVEEIMKLLKDETPERVHVYVSPKWKFDALDSVEKADLPIVTGKIMGHLMSQEQFREHGSDVKNLVDRILKENGVWDYSDDAEQELAVFNDAEDYMSAALDLEVHVHDAADPGYDPKNKAKFALPGRPSLYLE